A part of Amycolatopsis lurida genomic DNA contains:
- a CDS encoding response regulator transcription factor has protein sequence MIGNVRTTEDRPETDRVDVAVIEDHPLYRHAVVRVLTEAEGIELGAVVDSVARFHVHPQPPGSVVLLDLGLPGIAGAAAVLQVTELGHHVLVVSAQAEPEQVLGAIAAGAKGFLSKDVDVDELLTAIRTVARGRAYVSAVVAGMIIKDNADRPAAAPDVALSAREKQVLRLVAAGERDVDIARILGIGVRTVRGYLDRIRDKLGERRRAGLVRKAIQLGLASPPEVPGPSRPIAPRADAGGFEGRR, from the coding sequence GTGATCGGGAACGTGCGGACGACCGAAGACAGGCCGGAGACCGACCGGGTCGACGTCGCGGTGATCGAAGACCATCCGCTGTACCGGCACGCCGTGGTCCGGGTCCTCACCGAAGCCGAGGGGATCGAGCTGGGCGCCGTGGTCGATTCGGTCGCCCGGTTCCACGTCCATCCGCAGCCGCCCGGCAGTGTGGTGCTGCTCGACCTCGGCCTGCCGGGGATCGCCGGGGCGGCCGCCGTGCTCCAGGTCACCGAACTCGGGCATCACGTGCTCGTGGTGTCCGCGCAGGCCGAGCCCGAGCAGGTGCTCGGCGCGATCGCCGCCGGTGCCAAGGGGTTCCTGTCCAAGGACGTCGACGTCGACGAGCTGCTGACCGCGATCAGGACGGTCGCGCGGGGCCGGGCCTACGTTTCCGCGGTGGTGGCCGGGATGATCATCAAGGACAACGCCGACCGCCCCGCCGCGGCTCCGGACGTCGCGCTCTCCGCGCGGGAGAAACAGGTCCTGCGGCTCGTCGCGGCGGGTGAACGCGACGTCGACATCGCCCGCATCCTGGGCATCGGAGTTCGGACGGTCCGCGGTTATCTGGACCGGATCCGTGACAAACTCGGAGAGAGAAGGCGGGCCGGTCTGGTCCGCAAGGCCATCCAGCTCGGGCTCGCGTCTCCGCCGGAGGTGCCCGGCCCGTCTCGGCCGATCGCGCCCCGCGCCGACGCGGGCGGATTCGAAGGACGCCGGTGA
- a CDS encoding SMP-30/gluconolactonase/LRE family protein, with amino-acid sequence MDMVKAHFEVLDERFARVNGDEWMQRIHTGCRWTEGPAYFPAGRYLVFSDIPNDRVLRWDETTGAVGVFREPAGFHNGHTVDRQGRLVSCEQGGRRVTRTEHDGTTTVLADTYQGKRFNSPNDVVESSDGAIWFTDPSYGIDSDYEGHQAESEIGACHVYRVDPVDGSVRIVAEDFSRPNGLAFSLDESLLYIADTRQKPSHIRVFSVDKGRLSGGEVFATCDAGGFDGVRVDAAGRVWAAAHDGLHCFAPDGTRIGKLRVPEVCSNLTFGGPRRNDLFITASSSVYTLRVNFSGPAS; translated from the coding sequence CGGTTCGCCCGCGTGAACGGGGACGAATGGATGCAGCGGATCCACACCGGCTGCCGGTGGACCGAGGGGCCCGCCTATTTCCCGGCAGGCCGGTACCTGGTGTTCAGCGACATCCCGAACGACCGGGTCCTGCGCTGGGACGAGACCACCGGCGCGGTCGGCGTGTTCCGCGAGCCCGCCGGCTTCCACAACGGGCACACCGTCGACCGCCAGGGCAGGCTCGTCAGCTGCGAACAGGGCGGCCGCCGCGTGACACGCACCGAACACGACGGCACGACCACCGTTCTCGCGGACACCTATCAAGGCAAGAGGTTCAACAGCCCCAACGATGTCGTCGAGTCCTCGGACGGCGCCATCTGGTTCACCGACCCGAGTTACGGCATCGACAGCGACTACGAAGGCCATCAGGCGGAAAGCGAGATCGGCGCCTGCCACGTCTACCGGGTCGATCCGGTGGACGGTTCCGTACGGATCGTCGCGGAGGATTTCTCGCGCCCGAACGGGCTCGCGTTCTCGCTCGACGAGTCGCTGCTCTACATCGCGGACACGCGGCAGAAACCCAGCCACATCAGGGTTTTCTCCGTGGACAAGGGACGGCTTTCCGGCGGCGAGGTCTTCGCGACATGTGACGCCGGCGGCTTCGACGGCGTGCGCGTGGACGCCGCGGGCCGGGTCTGGGCCGCCGCGCACGACGGCCTGCACTGCTTCGCGCCCGACGGCACGCGGATCGGGAAGCTGCGGGTGCCGGAGGTGTGTTCGAACCTGACCTTCGGCGGGCCGCGGCGGAACGACCTGTTCATCACCGCGTCGAGCTCGGTGTACACGCTGCGGGTGAATTTCTCGGGACCAGCCTCGTGA
- a CDS encoding response regulator, with translation MNADEQQPKRTTPINVGVIEDHPLYRDAVARVLTEAPDIALGAVADSVARFAVQEQPPGSVVVLDLKLRGVQDAAAVLEVGQMGHKVLVVSAHAEQPEVLGAMQAGAKGFLSKDVDGDELLRAIRTIAEDNAYVSPTLAGMIIQDSEDRHAGPKIVLSEREKQVLRLVAAGERDVDVAEILNISVRTVRSYLDRIRDKTGERRRAGFVRVAIREGLLR, from the coding sequence GTGAACGCAGACGAGCAGCAGCCGAAACGCACCACACCGATCAACGTCGGGGTGATCGAAGATCATCCGCTGTACCGGGACGCCGTCGCGCGTGTCCTCACCGAAGCGCCCGACATCGCGCTGGGCGCCGTCGCCGACTCCGTCGCGCGGTTCGCCGTCCAGGAGCAGCCGCCCGGCAGCGTCGTCGTCCTCGACCTCAAGCTGCGCGGTGTCCAGGACGCCGCCGCCGTGCTCGAAGTGGGACAGATGGGGCATAAGGTGCTCGTGGTGTCCGCGCACGCCGAGCAGCCCGAGGTACTGGGCGCCATGCAGGCCGGGGCGAAGGGCTTCCTGTCCAAGGACGTCGACGGTGACGAACTCCTGCGCGCCATCCGCACCATCGCCGAGGACAACGCCTACGTGTCGCCGACGCTGGCCGGGATGATCATCCAGGACAGCGAAGACCGCCACGCCGGGCCCAAGATCGTCCTGTCCGAGCGGGAAAAGCAGGTCCTGCGGCTGGTCGCGGCGGGCGAACGGGACGTCGACGTGGCGGAGATCCTGAACATCAGCGTGCGGACCGTGCGGTCCTACCTCGACCGGATCCGGGACAAGACCGGGGAACGGCGGCGGGCCGGGTTCGTCCGCGTGGCGATCCGGGAAGGCCTGCTGCGGTAA